The Cytobacillus sp. NJ13 sequence CAGCTGACAAACGTCACTTTTTACGGATCGGTTCCATTGGACGAAATGCCAAAGATTTTTTCTGTATCTGATTTTAGCGTCGTATCTCTAAGAAATATTGATTTGTTTAAAGGGGCGCGGCCGTCAAAGATTTTCCCGGCCATCTCAACAGGAACGCCGGTATTGTATTGCGGAGTAGGAGAGAGTGCCGAGATTTTGAATGAATATAATTGCGGCAGAATCGCACCTCCGGAAAATCCTGAAGGAATTGCAGCGGCAGTTAAAGAATTAGCGGCGATAACTGGTGAGGATTATCAAAAAATGTGTCAAAACGGCCGAAAATTAGCCATCGATCAATACTCCTGGAAGAGCATTGTTGAAGATTTGATTCACCATTTAGAAGGTGAAAATAAAAAGGAGAGAAGCATGGGTTAGCCTTCATGTCTTCTCTCCTTTTATATTTTTATTTAGAAACGATCGTTCCTTTGAAGTAATGCGTAATGATCTGACTAGCTGTCCAGCCGTTTTCAGCATAGGCCTTTGCTCCATATTGACTCATGCCAATACGGTGGCCCCAGCCTTTTCCGTTAAGGGTTACAGATAGTACTTCTCCTGTCCCGCTTTCACTAGTAATGATCCCAGACGGAGTTTGTACGGATACCTGTGATTCTGTTAGCGTCACTTGCCCGCTCGGTGTTTGTACAGTTTGTCCTTTCATATCTGCGATAGGGAAAGTTCCGCTATTCGTTTGGACAGAAAGGGCAGGCTGAGATCTCGTTACCTCCATTGTAAACCAGTTGGAGTAAAGGAGATTATAATGTGCAGAGCTTGAGACAGGGAATAGCCTTCTGATGACTGACTCATTTCCGCTTACCGTTTTATCTCCTTTAGTGGTTTTAACTGTAACAGCACCCACTTCTCCATTCGCCCCTTTTACTTCAAGGCTAATATCCAGCAGTTTTGCTGTACTATCAAAACCGAATGATTTTAATATTGCAGCAGCGGAGTATTCCTCACTCCAATTGCTGTAAGGGGATGTTTCGTATTTATCTTCGACTGAAACCAGGTAAGGGAAGGAACTCTGATTGGAATTCCAAACATCTCCAACATTTGCGGTTCTGCCTCCGCTGGTTGAAAAGAAAAATGTTTGGATCGGCTTCCCGTTGTATTTTACTAACAAGCCTTCTGTTTCTTTTATGGCAGTATTTGCTCGGGCATCTTCAGAGGTATACCCTCTGTATACCTGGCTCGCTGCTGTGCTAGTGAGGATCATCATATTTGCTGCATAGCTTCGTGCTGCAATAGCCTGGGCTTTTAGGGCTTCCTTATGCCATGAAGCTGGCATTTCATTTGGGACAACTCCCTTAAGATAATCATCCATATCAAGAATGTTAATTACTTCAACCTGAGAACCGTTTTTCTTCAAATAGAAGCTGCCTCTATAAGTAAGGCCATTGCTGACCTTTGCGAGGGATAGCTTGTCCCCTTCTGTTAACTTTGCATTTTTGGCTGGCACCCAGCCTGTGTACGCCCCAATAGTTACGTTATACCACAGCTCACCCGTTGTTTTGTTTGTGAATGAACCAAGGTAGTTCGCGCTGTCTCCTGTTTGGAACGTATATACTTTTGAATAGGAGGCATCGGCCCCTCGTCTCATATCTGTCTGGCTTGTGAACACTGCTAATGTTGCAGTTCCGGCCAGCTCCTGGACATCAAATCCGGAAGTCGAGGATTGACTGAATCCAGTATAGGAGACTGTTACGGCTGTTCCATTGCTTGATGACGTAATAGTTGTTCCTGGCGGGATGATGGACTTGCTGCCAGTTTGCCTATTTGTAAGCTGATAGCTTCCATTAAGGGTTAAAGTCAGACTGTTGTTTATGTGTACAGATACATTTACACTGTTGGGGTATGTTTTAACCTCAGCTGCACTGGGATATTGACCCCCTGAAAATAGTAAAGCCATAAATAAAATGATTGAGATGAATTTCTTCAACTTATCTCACCTCACCAAAGGTGCTAATAATCCAGCCTCTGCTGCCTGATGAGGTTTCAACATTATACCAGGTTTCTCCCTTTGAGTTCTTATAGGTTTGAACTAATTTCAGAACAGTGCCTTTTGGAAGTAATTCTACTACAGCATAATCTGTTGTAGCTCCTCTGCGCATGTTGACATCTGCAGTGGTTACAACAGTTTTTAAAGTATCTGGCTTAGTTGTTGAAACATCACCGGAATAAACCCAGCCCAATAAGGTCGGAGATAGTTGCACTCTGTACCAAAGGCCTGAACTGGAGTTATGGGAATCTACTACTGTTAAAGCAGTGCTTTTTGAAACAGTTGCTACGACTTTATAGGTGCTTAAAGCTCCTGAATGGATTGATACATTATCCTTGGTTGTGTAGACCGCAGATGGCAAGCCGCTAGGAGGTGGTGTTGTCGGAGGCGTTGTCCCGCTATCGGCTTTCAGTGCCTCAATCTCTTTCTGCTGTGACGCGACCTTTGCTTCTAAACTGCTAATCTTTGTTTCTAAAGAAGAGAGTTTTGTATTAATGGGGTTTAACTTTGTATTGACCCATTCCACGCTTGCTAATACGACATTTGAAGCAGCATCAGATCCGGATGGAGTAAACAAAACAGCACCTGTTCCAATACCAGCAGTTACAATTCCAGCAGCGACCAATTTTTTAATACGATTCATTTTACGAAATTTCCCCCCTAATTGTGTTTAAAAAAATGTGCTTTGGGTAAGTGTTACCCAAAGCCTTAAATAATTTTAAAAAGCTTAGAAACTACTATAATAATCCTGGAAACCTTTCCTGATTCCCTCAGCGGCCTTTTGGCGGAAAGCTGTAGTACGAAGCAGACTTTCTTCGTTAGGATTAGAAATAAAAGCAAGTTCCACAAGGATGCTTGGAAGGTGATTCATTCTATTAACATAGAATTCTTGTTCCTTAACACCTCTATTATAGGTGCCGAGTGACGATACCATATACTTTTGAACAGAATCGGCTAATTCCTCGCTAATTGGGCCATTAAAGTTTACCGTTGAGTTAAAAAACGTTGTTGATCCTCTGGATGTGCTTGAGAAAGAATCGGCATGAATACTGATAAAGGCATCATAGGTGCTGGAATTAGCAATAGCTGTTCTTTCGGCAAGCTCGAGGAAAATGTCTCTGCTTCGTGTTAATAAAACAGATGCACCGTTTCTTTCAAGCTCCGATTTTAATAATAAAGCAGTCGCTAAATTTACATCTTTCTCCAATAGACCAGTTGGGCCAATAGCACCTGTATCTTTTCCGCCATGACCGGCATCGACGACGATTTGCTTTCCTAATAAACCTGTAGGGATGACTTTAATGGTAACTTTATCGCTGTAATTTCGAATAGTGAAGGTATAGCCAGGTTCAAAAGTTAAAATGACCGACTTTTCGGTGGATGTTGATTGTACAGTTTCAACTGTTTTGATTCCCTTTACTTTAAAATTAGGCAATTCTGCATCTGTTATGCCTTGCGTCAGCTTTAAGCGATAATCCGATAATTTTGAATATGTAAAGTCAAAATTTGTTGGTTTTTTCCATACCAGATAGCTTGCATTGCCCTCTGTGTAAGTAGAAGGGGAAGCTAGCCGTTTCAGCGAAACCTCGGAAGTTTGGGACTCTAGAATCCATCCGCGTATCCCTGCAGCAGTTTCAACGTTTAACCATCCATTCAATTTGCTGAGAACCAGCAAAGGTTCATCTGCTTTTAGTGCAGCTGCTATACCGTATGAGGTTGATGCACCTCTTCTTAATGCTGCGTTACTCAATGCATATACATATTCTAGTTCTGATGTTGATTTGACTAAGTCTTTCAAAGGAACCCATCCAATATTTCCAGTGGAGGTGCTTACTCTAGCCCATGTTTGCAAAGAGTCGTTTATAAAACCGCTTAAAACGGTCACTTTTCTTGTAAAGTTTAGCTTTTCTACCACTCTATAATCATATGTAGCTCCGGAATATAGATTTGTATTTCGATTGCCAACATAATAAGTTCCACTTAACGAAATAGGGCCTGGTTCAGGCTTTTCAAAAGCAGTGCTGTTTACCCAGCCGATGACATCACCAAGGTCTGCTCTATACCAGAGCTCACCGCTTGAATTTGTAAATTCGTCAATAATTTTAATCTCTTGATTTCTGCTTAAGGTTGCTACAGCTTCATAATTAGAAGATGCACCTCTGCGTACAGCAGCACTTTCAACTTGTACCACTTTAGTCGTGATTGAATATTGTGGTGTTTCAAAAGCGGAACTGATTACCCAGCCGATGATATTGCTGCCAAGGTCCACCCGATACCAAAGCTCGCCTTTAGAGTTTTTATGTTCCCCGATGACTTTCACCGATTGATTTTTGCTTAATGTAGCTACTGACTCGTAATCAGAAGAAGCTCCTCTGTTGACTGCAGTCTTATCAACTTGGACTACTTTAGTCGTCACAGTATAAGGGGGTGCTTCAAAAGCGGAGCTGATCACCCAGCCGATGATATTGCTGCCAAGGTCTACGCGATACCAGAGCTCGCCCTTGGAGTTTTTATGTTCCCCGATGACTTTCACCGATTGATTTTTGCTCAATGTTGCCACTGATTCATAATCAGAAGAAGCGCCTCTGCGTACGGCAGTCTTATCGATTTGTACTACTTTAGTCGTCACAGTATAAGGTGGTGCTTCAAAAGCGGAGCTGATCACCCAGCCGATGATACTGTTGCCAAGGTCCACGCGGTACCAGAGCTCACCTTTGGAGTTTTTATGTTCCCCGATGACTTTCACTCCTTGATTTTTGCTCAAAGTTGCCACTGATTCATAATCAGAGGAAGCGCCCCTGCGGACGTCAGCCTTTTCAACTTGCACTGTCTTAGTGGTGACTGTATAAGCTGGTTTTACAAAAGCAGAGCTAATTACCCAGCCGATGACATCGCCTAGGTCTACCCGGTACCAAAGTTCACCTTTGGAATTCTTATATTCAGCAATAATCGAAACTTCCTTATTTTTGCTTAGAGTGACAACCACTTGATAATCAGAAGAAGCGCCTCTGCGTACTGCAGTGCTGTCAACCTGCACTGTTTTTTGGATAATCGCAGGTTCAGAGGGAGGTGGTTCCGTTGATCCTGGGTCAGCCTTAATGAAATCTGCTAGTACCCAGCCTAGCTGTCCATTAAAAGATATCCTATACCATAACTCACCTTGGCTGTTATTATGCTGATCAATCACTTTTACTTTCTGACCAAGTGTTAGCTTGCCAATTACTTCATAAGAGGTTGATGCTCCTCTTCTGACATTAACATTCGAACCAGTAGAAACTGCATCTTGGCCAACAAGAGAAGAGTTTGCCTCTTGGAATCCTGTAGAGAGTCCCCAACCTGAAATGCCATCACTTTCAACCTTGTACCAAAGTTCACCTGATGAATTTGTAAATTCATCAACTACTACTACACTTTCTCCATCAGGCAAGGTAGTAACAACCTGATCATCAGGCGTTGTTCCTTTTCTGATTTCTACAGCGGAATCCGTTGTCATACTGGCAGGATATGTTGTTTCTTCTGCGTATGTAAAGTTGGGAAGCAGCGCTGCAGTAGCCAAAACAGAAGAAGCAATAATTTTCTTCACGATAACCCTCCATTTTAATAGTTTTTTCGACCTATGTCATATTCTATCAAAAAATGTCAAATGTTCCAATCTATGTTTTTGATAGAAACACAGGAAATATATAACAAAAAGGAAGCTTTCCATTTGGAAAGCTTCCGAAGAAATAAATATTATCAATAATTTGAGTCAGAATTATAGTCAGTATCTGTTTCACTTTCAGATTGATACTCAGAGTTTTCCTCAGAATCATATTCTGTTTCCGGTTCATTGGAATCATATCCGGATTCAGGGTTTGAATCATATTCTGAATTAGAGTCGTTCCCAAACTCAGAGTCGGATATTGATGTGCCTTTTGAAGTGGAAAGTGCTGTTTCAAGGGTACTATTAATTTCTAATAGAGAATCTTCATCAGGAATATAATAATATACACCGTCTATATATTCATCCGTACCATTTAGAGTAAGGTTCTGGATTTTGGTGTCTTTGATTTTAGAATATAATTTTACAAAACTTGCAAATTTGGATGGCGGGATATTCGTTTTTACATTCTTTCCTAAGTCATCCATTACATCATCAATTTTTGTAATGGAAGAGAAAGAAGTGCCTTTATCAATGATCGCTTTTATGACTTGCTGCTGCCGCTCGTTTCTTCCATGGTCACCGCGTGGATCCGCTTTTCTCATTCTCACATAAGCAAGGGCTTCATTCCCATTTAGGTTCATTTTACCTTCATAATAGGTCTTCCATTTTAAGCTGCCAGTCAGCTGGGCGTCGAAGGTAAATGGTACATCTACGGATACACCGTCAAATGTATCGACAATATCCTCAAAACCTTCAAAGTTAGTGGTTATATAATAATCAATTGGAATATCAATCATATCATTGATCGTTGCAATGGTTGTCTCAATACCGCCGGCGCCATAGGAATGATTTAGTTTTGTCTTATAGCCGAGTTCTTTTATATATGTTCTTGTGTCACGAGGAATGCTCAGCAGGAAAACTTCTTCTGTTTTTGGATTGACTGTTGCCAGCATCATTACATCTGAACGTTCTCCGCCTTCTTGGTCTTCTATTCCAACAACAAGAACCGTGAACGGATCCTTGGTAATTTCGACTTCCTCTGTTCTGTGATTCGGAATTTTACTTCTATCCAATTCCTGGAAAATTTTACTGGACGCACCTTTAGCATGAGAATAAAGGTTGTAGGCGAAGTATGTTCCGCCGCCAATAACCATAATAAGTGTGAACAGCAGGAGTACCCGCCAAATTCTGAGCTTTTTCTTCTTCCGCCTGACAATTCTAGTACCAGACATATATTATCCCTACTTTATTTAAAAATTTATCGTTAGCAATAGTTAATTTTATCGAATTTTCACGATATAGTAAACGACTAAATCTGTGTTTCCAAGTATAGTTTATTTCCAGCGAACGTTTGGCTTTGGCCATTCGTTAATTCCGTCATCCAACTGGTGAAAGAGTCAATGTGTTCGTCCTTAACATAAGTTTCTATCTCAACTGATTCAAGGTAGTGGATTTCCTTAATTGGATATAGGGAGGACCGGAGTTCGTTCTCTATTTTTCCAAGCCAGGTATAGTCAATTTTGGTATGCATGATAGTCACAAGTTCTCTTTCGACAATCCCGGTTGTCTGCAATCCTTCCGAAGTTGCTTTCCCATAGGCGCGAATTAGGCCGCCTGCGCCTAACTTTATACCGCCAAAGTATCGGGTTACGACTACAACGGAATCCTTTAGCTTTTTTTTCTTCAAGACCTCCAATATTGGAACGCCAGCCGTACCGCTCGGCTCTCCGTCATCATTCGCCTTTTGGATTTGATCATTTTCCCCGATTAAATAGGCAGAACAATTATGTGTTGCATTATAATGTCTTTTCTTTATAGATAGGATGAATTCCTGTGCTTCCTCTTCTGATTTTGCTCGGGATACATGTGCAATAAATCGGGATTTATCTATTATTATTTCATTTTCTCCATATCCCTTTACTGTGTAGTAATGGGGCAGCATGTAAACCGCTCCTTCCTGTTTCTCTTAATTCAAAATTAAAAATTGACCTATTTCATTATAAATCGACAAAGTTTGAAACACATAATTTTCAACAGAATGTAATAAAACTTTAATATAGAACATTTTTTCCCATGTTATAATGAGAACAATTCTGATGTTTATGCTGCTATATAATAAAAAATGTGCCGATTTTAATCTTTAAGTGGTATAAATATACATATTATTTTGCTTGGTAGTCATGTTTACCCTGCTTTCATATAGGATATAAGACATAGGGTGAAATCACAAGTCTAAGCCTTTTTACCGAATTTTAGGTAACTTGGTATAATTTTCAGGGTGGAAAGATAGTATCTTAGCTCATTTAGCGCTAAAATATAAGGTACATAGCGGAAGGGTTACGCCCTTGGAGGAGTGTAAATGAGTATTAAGAAATTCGATTCCAAGACTCTGGATCTTATTCTTGAAAAAATGGTTCAAACAGTAGGCACCAGTAAAGATGAAATTTTCCGTATAGGTGAGCAATGCCGTAAAGACCATAAGACTTTAACGGATGAACTTATGGAAGTTAAACAAATGGTTCTTAAGGTAATTGAAGAAGGGGATAAGCTGGAGGTGCAAACCCGGTTTGCAAGAAAGCGCCTTTCTGAAGTAAGCATGCACTTTAAGGATTATTCAGAGTCAGAAGTGCGTGAAGCATATGAGAAGGCCCATCAGCTTCAAATGGATTTATCCATGAATCGCCAGCTTGAAAAACAGCTGAGGGATCGCCGTGATGATATTGAAAGAAGGCTTATAGGTGTTAACGATACTATTGATAGAGCTGAAGTCCTTATTTCTCAAATCACGGTCGTGATGAACTATCTGACAAGTGACTTAAAACAAATGGGAGAAATCATTGAAGACGCGAAGCTCAAACAGGATTTCGGTCTGAAGATCATCGAAGCACAGGAAGAAGAGCGGAAAAGAGTGTCCCGCGAGATCCATGACGGACCGGCCCAGATGATGGCGAATGTCATGATGAGATCCGATTTAATTGAACGGGTATACAAAGAGCGCGGTGCTGATGAAGCCATTACTGAAATAAAAGACCTGAAAAAAATGGTCCGCAATGCTTTATATGAAGTTCGAAGGATTATTTATGACTTGCGTCCAATGGCTCTTGATGATTTGGGTTTAATACCTACCCTCAAAAAATACTTAACAACCATCGAAGAGTATCACAGGAGTACCAAGATATATTTCGCGAATGTTGGCGAAGAAAGGCGATTGCCGCCACAATATGAAGTCGCATTGTTCCGTTTGATTCAGGAGTCTGTGACAAATGCTCTCAAGCATGCGGAAGCTAAAGAAATCCATGTGAAAATAGAAATAAACAGCACTAGGGTAGCAGTAGTCATCAAAGACGATGGGAAAGGCTTCAATCTTCGTGAGAAGCGTCCGGGCTCTTTTGGAATTATGGGAATGGGTGAAAGGCTTGAACTTTTGGATGGCCAGATGTCCATAGATTCTAAAATAGGCAAAGGAACTATTGTCATTATCCAAGTGCCATTGAATTAAGAAACACCTTAAGAATAGAGATAGAAAACTAACTGGAGATTTGGGAGGCGAAGCATTTGAATACAAAGATCGTCATAATTGATGACCATCAATTATTCAGAGAAGGGGTAAAACGCATTTTAGATTTCGAAAAGAGCTTTAATGTAGTGGCAGAAGGCGATGATGGCAGTGAAGCCATGGCTATTGTGGAAGAGAATGATCCAGATGTAATCATCATGGACATCAATATGCCGAATACAAACGGTGTGGAAGCGACCCGCCAGCTGATTAATAAATATCCTGAATCCAAGGTGATCATTCTTTCCATCCATGATGATGAGAATTATGTAACGCACGCACTTAAGACAGGGGCAAGCGGATACCTTTTAAAAGAAATGGATGCAGATGCATTAGTCGAAGCTGTAAAGGTTGTTGCTGATGGTGGATCTTACTTACATCCGAAGGTGACACACAACCTGGTAAATGAATACCGCAGACTTGCAGCAGAAGGTACTGGAACCACATCTTATTCCCAGGTGGAAATCCGCCGTCCTCTTCACTTGCTGACACGCCGTGAATGCGAAGTGCTTCAGCTCCTTGCTGATGGCAAAAGCAACCGCGGAATTGGGGAAGCTTTATACATAAGTGAAAAAACAGTAAAGAACCACGTGAGCAATATCCTGCAAAAAATGAATGTGAATGACCGTACTCAAGCAGTCGTTGTAGCGATTAAAAATGGCTGGGTTGAGGTGCGATAATTTTATTGAGAGAAAAAGTCCTTTTTAATAGGGGCTTTTTCTTTTTTTTCTCCATAAACTCTTTAAAACTTCAAAAATAAATGGACCATCAATGTATCTTTTTGAAAACAAGGTGGAAAACTTCCTCAATTATGCGAAGATTTTTTTCATATGCTTTACCCTATCTTTTTTATTTTCTTAAGAGAAAATCCATCTTCTAATTAATGATAACGGAAAAACCTTGTGAATAAAAGGTATTTATACACTTTTATTGAAATATTAACCAAACTAATAACACGCAAAAGTAATCATTTTGCGTGTTATTTTACAAGCGCGGCTGCAGCTGTTTGAAAAATAGCTTTTGTATTGGAAGATCTCTTTTTAGCTTGATTCACCATGTAAACAAGCTCTTCGATTTCTTTAGGGGATGCACTGTCTATCAGCCATGTAGCAAGTTCTGTCCCGCTGACAGAATGGTTGATATTAGGAACCTTGATGTGCTTATATTTACTTAATTCATTATTAAGCATCTGATGAAGAGTATCTAAGCTGTATCTATTTGATATGAGTCTATTTGTGGAAGAAGTGCTTTTAATCAATGTATTACAGCTCCTTTACATAATAAAGACACAAAAAGCATTTTATCATATGGTTGGGAAAGTTTTGAAGGTAAAAAAATACCAGGTCTTAAAAGTAGGTATAATGGGGCATAGGTTTATTTACTCCCTTGCTCTATAACTTAATGCAATTTTCCTCGCTATCATATAAAATGAAACATGAAAATACAGTAGAGAAAAAAGATAAGGACGGTAACTCTATTTATGAAAACGGCTGTTGTAACGGATAGTACAGCATACATTCCTAAGGATATAAGAGAAAAGTTAAATATACATATGATACCTCTGAGTGTTATTTTTGGCAGTGAGACTTACCAGGAAGAAGTAGAAATTACAGCTGCAGACTTTTATGAAGAAGTGAAGCGTAAAGATCTGCCGACTACTTCACAGCCGCCGGTGGGGGAGTTTGCCGAGCTGTTTGAGAAACTATCGAAAGGATATGATGCAGTGATTTCGATTCATTTGTCGAGCGGCATCAGCGGGACGTTCCAGGGAGCAGTTACTGCTGGGAGCATGGTGGAGGATATTCAGGTTTTCCCGTTTGACTCGGAAATCAGCTGTATGGTGCAGGGATTTTATGTGATGGAAGCTGCAGAGCTTGCTGCTGCCGGCAAGGGTCCACAGGAAATCGTTGAGCGCCTGGAGGAAATGAAGAAGAGCATTCGGGCTTATTTCATGGTGGATGATTTATCGCATCTTCAGCGTGGAGGGCGTTTATCCAGTGCGCAGGCATTGATCGGCAGCCTGCTGCAGGTGAAGCCGCTGCTTCATTTTGAGGATAAGAAAATTGTTCCGTTTGAAAAGATTCGCACGCGCAAAAAAGCGATGAAGCGGATGGTTGATCTTTTCTGGGAAGATGTAAAAAGCGGGGAGCCTTATCAGGCGGTTATTATCCATGCCAATCGTGAAGAAGAAGCGCGCGAGTGGAAAGCTGAGCTTGAAGCGGAGTATCCAAATGTTGAGTTTATGATCAGCTACTTTGGTCCGGTCATTGGAACCCATTTGGGTGAAGGGGCGATGGGGTTTGGCTGGGTGAAGAAGTAAGTTTTGTTCGAGCGCGCCATTCTTGGAATGGCGCTGATTTTTTGAAAGGAGTGATGTAGATGTAGGGATTTTGCAAATAGATTCAGGAATCTTGCAAAAAGAAGGTTTGATTTTGCAAATAACTTGTCCAAATCTGCAAATAAATTCGTGAATTTGCAAATAAAACCGCAAAACTTGCAAAGAAATTAGCATTGAGGTGATTCCTTTGAGATTTAATAGAAAAATGACCCCATATATAAATGATTTTCCTCCAGAAAGCCTCCCGATATCCTCCATTGACACCATTCCAGAGCCGACACTCAACGAAAACTATTCATATAACAAAGAACTCCAGCAAATCCTCTGCGGAAAACAGCTTTTATTCGAAAACCTTCCGCATTCAATTGAAGAAATCCATCAGCACTATGAAAATGGCTATATTACTTACCGGAAAGGGATCATTAAGACCAAAAGCAAGGCTGCTTGTGCCAGGTGCGGCAATAAAGATCGTTCACTGTTCGCAAGTTTTCCCTGTGCCCGATGCGGTGAGAAAGAATGTGCTTACTGCCGGAAATGCATCATGATGGGGAGAATCAGTGAGTGCACGCCCCTGATTGGCTGGTGCGGTCCTGAGCCCGTTTGGGATTTAACCGAGAATCCCTTGGAATGGTCAGGCACCCTATCACCCGGCCAGCAGATTGCCTCCGACCGGGTAAAGCAGGCTGTAATCGAAAATAAGGAATTCCTCGTCTGGGCTGTCTGCGGTGCAGGAAAAACGGAAGTTCTGTTTGAAGGAATCAATGCTGCCCTAGCCTCGGGAAAAAGAGTGTGCATTGCCACTCCTCGAACAGATGTTGTACTAGAGCTTGGTCCGCGTCTTAAAGCAGTCTTCCCCGGTATTCAGGTGGCTGTCCTTTACGGCGGCAGTGAAGACCGCCATCTCCAAGCGCCCTTAACCATCGCTACCACCCATCAGCTGCTTCGATTTTACAATGCTTTTGACACAGTCATTCTTGATGAAGTAGATGCCTTTCCATATACAGCAGACGAATGCCTTCAGTATGCTGTCCGACAATCCCGCAAAGAATTATCCTCTATGATCTATTTAACCGCTACCCCCAGCCAAAAATGGCAGAATGAATGTCGGAGCGGGAAAAGAGATTTTGTCACTATCCCGGCAAGGTATCATCGTCATCCATTGCCTGTACCGGCTTTCAAATGGTGCGGCAACTGGGAGAAATCTCTTAAAAAGGACAAACTCCCGTCTGCAGTTACCCAATGGATCAAGAAGAGACTCGATAACCAGAAGCAGTGCCTGCTCTTCCTTCCGAAAATCGATAAAATGGAAAAAGTCCTCACCATCCTTCGTAAAACCTGTCCTAAAGTCCAATCTGTCCACGCAGAAGACCCGGATCGAAAAGACAAAGTCCAAATGATGCGAAATAAAGAGATCCCCCTGCTTTTAACAACGACCATCCTGGAAAGAGGAGTTACCTTCCCTAATATTGATGTAGCAGTATTAGGAGCAGAAGACCGCATTTTTACAGAAAGTGCTCTTGTCCAGATCGCCGGCCGTGTAGGAAGAAGCTCTGAATACCCGAAAGGAGAAATCACCTTTTTTCACTACGGCAAAACCGAAAGCATGGTCAAAGCGCAAAAACAAATCCTCAAAATGAACACTGAAGCCAAGAAGAAAGGACTGATCGACAATTACCTGTTTAATATGCCGTGAAGAAATCCATACTGCTGTTAGCTGGTCGACTCTCTGGTCGAAGCCAAAAGAAAATCATTTATGTCAGGGCTGTGCCGATAAACTCACATTTATCTCAGGTGAGACATGTGAAAAGTGCAGCCGCCCGTTTGAACAATTAGATGTTCGCTATCAAACAGGCAATCTCTGCAATGACTGTGTAAGGTGGAACCAGGATCC is a genomic window containing:
- a CDS encoding sensor histidine kinase; protein product: MSIKKFDSKTLDLILEKMVQTVGTSKDEIFRIGEQCRKDHKTLTDELMEVKQMVLKVIEEGDKLEVQTRFARKRLSEVSMHFKDYSESEVREAYEKAHQLQMDLSMNRQLEKQLRDRRDDIERRLIGVNDTIDRAEVLISQITVVMNYLTSDLKQMGEIIEDAKLKQDFGLKIIEAQEEERKRVSREIHDGPAQMMANVMMRSDLIERVYKERGADEAITEIKDLKKMVRNALYEVRRIIYDLRPMALDDLGLIPTLKKYLTTIEEYHRSTKIYFANVGEERRLPPQYEVALFRLIQESVTNALKHAEAKEIHVKIEINSTRVAVVIKDDGKGFNLREKRPGSFGIMGMGERLELLDGQMSIDSKIGKGTIVIIQVPLN
- a CDS encoding response regulator transcription factor, which codes for MNTKIVIIDDHQLFREGVKRILDFEKSFNVVAEGDDGSEAMAIVEENDPDVIIMDINMPNTNGVEATRQLINKYPESKVIILSIHDDENYVTHALKTGASGYLLKEMDADALVEAVKVVADGGSYLHPKVTHNLVNEYRRLAAEGTGTTSYSQVEIRRPLHLLTRRECEVLQLLADGKSNRGIGEALYISEKTVKNHVSNILQKMNVNDRTQAVVVAIKNGWVEVR
- a CDS encoding DegV family protein, translated to MKTAVVTDSTAYIPKDIREKLNIHMIPLSVIFGSETYQEEVEITAADFYEEVKRKDLPTTSQPPVGEFAELFEKLSKGYDAVISIHLSSGISGTFQGAVTAGSMVEDIQVFPFDSEISCMVQGFYVMEAAELAAAGKGPQEIVERLEEMKKSIRAYFMVDDLSHLQRGGRLSSAQALIGSLLQVKPLLHFEDKKIVPFEKIRTRKKAMKRMVDLFWEDVKSGEPYQAVIIHANREEEAREWKAELEAEYPNVEFMISYFGPVIGTHLGEGAMGFGWVKK
- a CDS encoding DEAD/DEAH box helicase; this translates as MTPYINDFPPESLPISSIDTIPEPTLNENYSYNKELQQILCGKQLLFENLPHSIEEIHQHYENGYITYRKGIIKTKSKAACARCGNKDRSLFASFPCARCGEKECAYCRKCIMMGRISECTPLIGWCGPEPVWDLTENPLEWSGTLSPGQQIASDRVKQAVIENKEFLVWAVCGAGKTEVLFEGINAALASGKRVCIATPRTDVVLELGPRLKAVFPGIQVAVLYGGSEDRHLQAPLTIATTHQLLRFYNAFDTVILDEVDAFPYTADECLQYAVRQSRKELSSMIYLTATPSQKWQNECRSGKRDFVTIPARYHRHPLPVPAFKWCGNWEKSLKKDKLPSAVTQWIKKRLDNQKQCLLFLPKIDKMEKVLTILRKTCPKVQSVHAEDPDRKDKVQMMRNKEIPLLLTTTILERGVTFPNIDVAVLGAEDRIFTESALVQIAGRVGRSSEYPKGEITFFHYGKTESMVKAQKQILKMNTEAKKKGLIDNYLFNMP